A stretch of Arthrobacter sunyaminii DNA encodes these proteins:
- the sigK gene encoding ECF RNA polymerase sigma factor SigK, whose translation MDKPNQGRPSAAQASIPERAAEAAQNHGQQPVPQPSLESLLAGIAGGSRGDFERFYALTSRRVYGLARRVLIDAELSEDTTQEVYLQVWTSASRFDPAVGSPLAWLLTLAHRRAVDRVRSEQSSANREARFGAAMQEPDYDNVADTVAQRLDAEAVVECLESLTDTQRESVRLAYYGGFTYREVAEKLNAAVPTIKSRIRDGLIRLKKCLGVPANA comes from the coding sequence ATGGACAAGCCGAACCAGGGACGGCCCTCCGCCGCGCAGGCCTCCATTCCGGAGCGCGCCGCCGAAGCCGCGCAGAACCACGGGCAACAGCCTGTCCCCCAGCCTTCGCTGGAGTCACTGCTGGCGGGGATTGCCGGCGGCAGCCGTGGTGATTTCGAGCGCTTCTATGCACTGACATCACGTCGTGTCTACGGGTTGGCCCGCCGGGTGCTCATTGATGCCGAGCTCAGCGAGGACACCACGCAGGAGGTCTACCTGCAGGTGTGGACCAGCGCTTCCCGCTTCGATCCCGCCGTCGGTTCGCCCCTGGCCTGGCTGCTGACGCTCGCCCACCGCCGCGCCGTTGACCGGGTCCGTTCCGAACAGAGTTCCGCCAACCGGGAGGCCCGCTTCGGCGCCGCCATGCAGGAACCGGACTATGACAATGTGGCGGACACCGTCGCTCAGCGGCTCGATGCCGAAGCGGTGGTGGAGTGTCTGGAGTCCTTGACCGACACCCAGCGGGAATCGGTTCGCCTCGCCTACTACGGCGGATTCACCTACCGCGAGGTCGCGGAAAAGCTGAATGCCGCAGTGCCAACCATCAAGTCGCGGATCCGCGACGGACTCATACGACTGAAGAAATGTCTGGGGGTGCCCGCAAATGCCTGA
- a CDS encoding anti-sigma factor, with product MPENSFDASSDALYTDLADGRLLEWAEVYALNALPDDDRQAVDAALERADPGVRRSFLQRVWATREALAGGYRAEAAPPEDLLERIMARLPEQEDSAPAPDPGDELAARRSRRSPLGRAGRWILAGAAAAAIVVGGVTVSNLGQPDSVSEEVLQASDVQQRTIDLPTGGTAEVATSKGKDAAVVTLSGVPAPPEGSVYQMWRVPADGSDPVSVGVMTGEEVSGTKATELTDIDPYSAVALTVEPDGGSPTPTPPILLVIPFAA from the coding sequence ATGCCTGAAAACAGCTTTGATGCCTCCTCAGATGCCCTCTACACAGACTTGGCCGACGGCCGGCTGCTGGAATGGGCTGAGGTTTATGCCCTGAACGCCCTGCCCGACGACGACCGGCAGGCAGTGGATGCCGCCCTGGAACGGGCAGACCCGGGCGTCCGCCGGTCCTTCCTCCAGCGTGTCTGGGCCACGCGCGAAGCACTGGCCGGAGGCTACCGGGCCGAAGCCGCTCCGCCCGAAGACCTCTTGGAACGGATCATGGCCCGGCTGCCGGAGCAGGAGGATTCCGCTCCCGCCCCGGATCCCGGCGACGAGCTTGCCGCCCGCCGCAGCCGCCGCTCGCCCCTGGGCCGCGCCGGCCGCTGGATCCTTGCCGGCGCCGCAGCCGCCGCAATCGTTGTGGGAGGCGTGACCGTCAGCAACCTCGGACAACCGGATTCGGTGAGCGAGGAAGTGCTGCAAGCCTCCGACGTGCAGCAGCGCACCATTGACCTTCCCACCGGAGGTACCGCGGAAGTGGCCACCTCCAAGGGCAAGGACGCCGCCGTCGTTACTCTCAGCGGAGTCCCGGCCCCGCCGGAAGGATCGGTCTACCAGATGTGGCGCGTCCCGGCCGACGGATCCGATCCGGTGTCGGTGGGTGTCATGACAGGCGAGGAAGTCTCCGGAACCAAGGCCACGGAGCTGACGGACATTGATCCCTACAGTGCGGTGGCGTTGACGGTGGAGCCCGACGGCGGTTCGCCGACTCCCACACCGCCCATCCTGCTGGTCATCCCCTTCGCGGCCTGA
- a CDS encoding TipAS antibiotic-recognition domain-containing protein codes for MQDSRFTAFYDSEAPGLAAYLAEAIGFWAEANL; via the coding sequence GTGCAGGACAGCCGCTTCACCGCTTTCTACGACAGTGAAGCGCCGGGGCTGGCGGCCTACCTGGCTGAGGCCATCGGTTTCTGGGCCGAGGCAAACCTGTAG
- a CDS encoding PIG-L deacetylase family protein, whose translation MTQAQEQEQEVPRVQRVLAFAAHPDDIDFGAAGTVAGWTAAGAEVTYCIMTAGDAGGFEPGDRNKVTELRSSEQQAAAELAGVRDIRFLGERDGFLAVTPEVVEQVVALIREVRPDVVLSMHPERNWDRIQASHPDHLACGEIVTRAVYPAAENPFAFPRLAERGLEAFKVPWLWFYGAPRERENHAVDISGLVETKLAAIRVHASQHPDIGRMEAAVKSMLRDNARRFGLPDGASAEVFHVVGVNTEQTIAGF comes from the coding sequence ATGACCCAGGCACAGGAACAAGAGCAAGAGGTTCCCCGGGTGCAGCGTGTGCTGGCCTTCGCCGCCCATCCGGACGACATCGACTTCGGTGCCGCCGGAACCGTGGCGGGCTGGACCGCGGCAGGAGCCGAGGTCACGTACTGCATCATGACCGCCGGTGACGCCGGCGGTTTCGAGCCCGGAGACCGAAACAAAGTAACGGAGCTGCGCAGCAGCGAACAGCAGGCAGCCGCAGAACTCGCGGGTGTGCGGGACATCCGGTTCCTGGGTGAACGCGACGGCTTCCTGGCGGTGACCCCCGAAGTGGTGGAGCAGGTTGTCGCGCTGATCCGCGAAGTCCGCCCCGACGTCGTGCTTTCCATGCATCCCGAACGCAACTGGGACCGCATCCAGGCCAGCCATCCAGACCATCTGGCCTGCGGCGAGATCGTCACCCGGGCGGTATATCCGGCGGCGGAGAATCCCTTTGCCTTCCCGCGGCTGGCGGAACGGGGCCTGGAAGCATTCAAGGTCCCGTGGCTGTGGTTTTACGGTGCTCCGCGGGAACGGGAAAACCATGCCGTGGATATCAGCGGGCTGGTTGAAACCAAACTGGCAGCGATCCGGGTACACGCCAGCCAGCATCCGGACATTGGCAGGATGGAAGCTGCGGTGAAGTCCATGCTTCGTGATAACGCCCGCCGTTTTGGGCTCCCCGACGGTGCCAGTGCCGAAGTTTTTCATGTGGTGGGAGTCAATACCGAGCAGACCATCGCCGGGTTCTGA
- a CDS encoding electron transfer flavoprotein subunit alpha/FixB family protein — MASVLVFIDVPGLPLPRASRELLTIARGLGEPAVASPRALSDEALQALGDYGVAAVYEPAAELPDVLIAAKAAFLAETAQSAGAAGVLLGNSFEDREVAARAGIKLGSGVITDAVAVAPDFSVTKSVLAGSYTSTCRVQAGIPVITVKANSVEPVPAQAPAAPERRRVAVPDAGPAARVTGRTEKRVSGRPELSEARVIVAGGRGMDGDFTPVENLADALGGAVGASRAATDAGWIEHSAQVGQTGKTVSPQLYISAGISGAIQQKAGMQTAKVIVAVNKDADAPVFEIADFGIVGDVFSVLPQATEEIKKRRS; from the coding sequence ATGGCCTCTGTCCTCGTCTTTATCGATGTACCGGGCCTGCCGCTGCCGCGGGCGAGCCGCGAATTGCTGACCATTGCCCGCGGGCTGGGGGAGCCTGCGGTGGCCAGCCCCCGTGCCCTCAGCGATGAGGCGCTGCAGGCTCTGGGGGATTACGGCGTCGCAGCCGTCTACGAACCCGCAGCGGAACTGCCGGACGTCCTGATCGCGGCCAAGGCCGCCTTCCTGGCCGAAACCGCCCAGAGCGCAGGCGCTGCAGGGGTGCTGCTGGGGAATTCCTTCGAGGACCGCGAGGTGGCGGCCCGTGCAGGCATAAAACTGGGTTCCGGCGTCATTACGGACGCCGTGGCCGTTGCTCCGGACTTTTCAGTGACGAAATCGGTGCTGGCCGGGTCCTACACCTCCACCTGCCGGGTACAGGCCGGAATTCCCGTCATCACGGTGAAAGCCAACAGCGTTGAGCCGGTTCCGGCGCAGGCTCCCGCGGCTCCGGAACGCCGCCGGGTTGCCGTCCCCGACGCCGGTCCCGCTGCACGGGTCACGGGCCGCACCGAGAAGCGGGTCAGCGGCCGTCCCGAACTCTCCGAAGCCAGGGTGATTGTGGCGGGGGGACGCGGAATGGACGGTGACTTCACGCCGGTGGAAAACCTCGCGGACGCGCTGGGCGGTGCCGTGGGCGCCTCGCGTGCAGCCACCGACGCCGGCTGGATTGAACACTCCGCCCAGGTGGGCCAGACCGGGAAGACGGTCTCTCCGCAGCTCTACATCTCGGCAGGCATCTCCGGCGCCATTCAGCAGAAAGCCGGAATGCAGACGGCAAAGGTCATTGTGGCGGTCAACAAGGACGCCGATGCACCCGTGTTTGAAATTGCGGACTTCGGAATCGTGGGGGACGTGTTCTCAGTCCTGCCGCAGGCCACCGAGGAAATCAAGAAGCGCAGGTCCTGA
- a CDS encoding electron transfer flavoprotein subunit beta/FixA family protein → MQESADRPLNIVVLVKHVPDAQFDRHLSGPAHTLDRSESILSELDEYALEAALQLAEARGGQSAGNMVTALTMGPDAAVNAVKKSLQMGAYQGVHVNDAALAGSDAAATSLVLAAAVQHAAGAPGAPAMPDLVLTGMASTDGETSLVPAQLAERLQLAQITFASEIEVRDVDGAPAVRARRDGDSFSETLEAPLPALVSVTDQANEPRYPNFKGIMAAKKKTITVLSLQDLGIEPEQTGLAGSWTSVAASAPRPPRSAGTIITDDGSAGVALVDFLAASKLI, encoded by the coding sequence ATGCAGGAATCAGCCGACAGGCCGCTAAATATTGTTGTCCTGGTAAAGCACGTGCCCGATGCCCAGTTTGACCGGCACCTTTCCGGTCCCGCTCACACGCTCGACCGTTCCGAGAGCATCCTCTCCGAGCTGGACGAGTACGCCCTTGAAGCGGCGCTGCAGCTGGCCGAGGCGCGCGGGGGCCAGTCGGCCGGGAACATGGTGACTGCACTGACCATGGGTCCGGATGCCGCGGTTAACGCGGTGAAGAAGTCCCTCCAGATGGGTGCCTACCAGGGTGTTCACGTGAACGACGCCGCTCTGGCCGGTTCCGATGCCGCGGCAACTTCGCTGGTGCTCGCCGCGGCAGTGCAGCACGCCGCCGGCGCGCCGGGTGCCCCGGCAATGCCGGATCTGGTGCTGACGGGAATGGCGTCCACGGACGGAGAGACGTCCCTGGTTCCGGCGCAGCTGGCGGAACGTCTCCAGCTGGCCCAAATCACCTTTGCCTCCGAGATTGAGGTGCGCGATGTTGACGGCGCTCCCGCGGTCCGTGCCCGCAGGGACGGCGATTCCTTCTCGGAGACGCTCGAAGCACCGTTGCCGGCACTGGTTTCGGTCACTGATCAGGCCAACGAACCGCGCTACCCCAATTTCAAGGGCATCATGGCCGCCAAGAAAAAGACCATCACGGTTCTTTCCCTGCAGGATCTGGGCATCGAACCGGAGCAAACAGGGTTGGCCGGGTCCTGGACCTCCGTGGCCGCCTCCGCGCCCCGACCGCCGCGTTCAGCCGGAACCATCATTACCGATGACGGCAGCGCCGGGGTTGCCCTGGTGGACTTCCTGGCCGCTTCCAAACTGATCTGA
- a CDS encoding S1C family serine protease: protein MSEQYGGTEGPQRPIPPRPPAPPASSEGAAAGEANEGQTQQFPDAAARHAQPQAPQQPPAHAPSASGSSSYGGSPSATGNGGGGSTGGYSTGGYGQDPYGSGHQPAQERSPRRFGAGTLITGMVLAGLLGGGVAVGADALMDNDSSPQSTGQAQTVVVNNDDSVNAVTAAAVKASPSVVTIDVSASGSSGTGSGIILDDEGHILTNTHVVTLGGTAASPSVEVQTHDGRVFSATVVGTDPVSDLAVIKVDASDLTPASLGDSNDLNVGDTVIAIGAPLGLAGTVTDGIVSTLNRTISVQSSAAPESPADGGTGQDNDGNGFRFAPPDGSSQSQSAAQGSIYLDVIQTDAAINHGNSGGALVNTEGEVIGVNVAIASASEDSGSIGVGFAVPMSYAERVANEIIDSGSATHGFLGVSVTPAVASSSSAFTVGAEVAENPASGTPAARAGLKKGDVITAVNGIPVTDAQSLTAAIRMQAADTKVTIDYTSGGRTDSTDVTLGNSADQ from the coding sequence ATGTCTGAGCAATACGGGGGCACCGAGGGTCCGCAGCGTCCGATTCCTCCCCGTCCGCCTGCACCGCCTGCTTCGTCCGAGGGTGCAGCGGCGGGTGAGGCAAACGAGGGTCAGACCCAGCAGTTCCCCGATGCTGCGGCCAGGCATGCTCAGCCACAGGCGCCCCAGCAGCCGCCTGCCCATGCGCCGTCGGCCTCCGGCAGCAGCAGTTACGGCGGCAGCCCCTCCGCCACCGGTAACGGCGGCGGAGGGTCAACCGGCGGTTATTCGACCGGCGGCTACGGGCAGGATCCCTACGGTTCCGGTCACCAGCCGGCGCAGGAGCGTTCGCCGCGTCGGTTCGGAGCCGGCACCCTGATCACCGGCATGGTGCTGGCCGGTCTGCTGGGCGGCGGCGTTGCAGTGGGCGCTGACGCACTGATGGACAACGATTCCTCTCCGCAAAGCACAGGCCAGGCACAGACTGTTGTGGTCAACAACGATGACAGCGTCAATGCGGTGACTGCGGCCGCCGTGAAAGCCTCGCCGAGCGTTGTCACCATCGATGTCTCCGCCAGCGGCAGTTCCGGCACTGGCTCCGGGATCATCCTGGACGATGAGGGACACATCCTGACCAACACGCACGTAGTCACTCTGGGCGGGACTGCTGCATCCCCGTCCGTCGAAGTTCAGACCCATGACGGCCGTGTGTTCTCCGCCACAGTAGTGGGAACCGACCCCGTCTCCGATTTGGCTGTCATCAAAGTGGACGCGTCCGACCTGACCCCGGCCAGCCTGGGTGACTCAAACGACCTGAACGTGGGGGACACCGTCATTGCCATCGGTGCTCCACTGGGACTGGCGGGCACGGTAACGGACGGCATCGTGTCAACGCTGAACCGGACCATCAGCGTTCAGTCTTCCGCGGCCCCGGAATCCCCGGCGGACGGCGGAACCGGCCAGGACAATGACGGCAACGGGTTCCGTTTTGCTCCGCCGGACGGGTCCAGCCAAAGCCAAAGTGCGGCTCAAGGCTCCATCTATCTGGACGTCATCCAGACGGACGCGGCGATCAACCACGGAAACTCCGGCGGCGCACTGGTCAACACGGAGGGCGAGGTCATCGGCGTCAACGTGGCCATTGCGTCCGCCAGCGAGGACAGCGGAAGTATCGGCGTCGGTTTCGCAGTGCCGATGAGCTACGCGGAACGGGTGGCCAATGAGATCATCGACAGCGGCTCTGCGACCCACGGCTTCCTGGGTGTCTCGGTCACTCCGGCGGTGGCCTCCAGCTCCTCGGCCTTTACCGTGGGCGCCGAGGTGGCCGAGAACCCGGCCAGCGGAACCCCGGCGGCCCGGGCAGGACTCAAAAAGGGTGACGTCATTACGGCAGTAAACGGAATTCCGGTCACCGACGCGCAGTCCCTGACCGCCGCCATCAGGATGCAGGCAGCAGACACCAAGGTCACCATCGATTACACCAGCGGCGGCCGCACGGACAGCACGGACGTGACGCTGGGCAACTCCGCAGACCAGTAA
- a CDS encoding TPM domain-containing protein has translation MRLKTMRLAAVLGLSVSALLVPAAAASAVPPVTIPPGQFLVDDAGVLGSDAGEVSTAIMEVREDSRYTLYVVYVDEFTNPSDPAAWGQQVVENENMGQREVLLSVATESRELQVSTPANTELTEEQGNAIYDAATDELFGKQTITSADWASAAVSAADALESGRTGSSSGASSSSGASLAPVVLIGGIILLGGGAAFLFVRSRRKGAIAAGPDASGPRGPVDPLDEMSVEDLRKRAGSLLVAADDAIKSSEQELAFAMASYGDDAVKTFTDDLAAAKNHMSESFKMQQQLDDHIPDTEAQQRTWLKDIIRRCEAVNESLQAHKEDFDALRELEKNAPAALGAARTSAQSAGGRLAAAEASLTGLRQRYADSALAQIADNIEQARQRLEFVDNAEETAQAKLDEGDTASAVVAVRAAEESVHQANVLLDAIEKTGHELDAARNELQRAVADARQDLAQARAFAANGANAGLAGPMAGVEAALAAIERESSDRNNPVDLLRRLETANSQLDNALEGIRDRQEQERRARDALQHAVMSAQAQISGTSDYIRARRGGVGSEARTRLAEAERNLQQAIALQSSDPVSALAYAQQANALAAQAAEMAQQDVDGFGGGFGGGGGMYGGRGGGSGLGGAILGGILIDSILRGGGGGFGGGGGWGGGGFGGFGGGGGGGGFDGAGGSF, from the coding sequence ATGCGGTTGAAGACCATGCGGCTAGCTGCCGTGCTCGGTTTGAGTGTCTCGGCGCTTCTGGTTCCGGCTGCAGCCGCTTCCGCGGTCCCTCCGGTAACCATTCCGCCCGGGCAGTTCCTGGTCGACGACGCCGGCGTCCTGGGCTCAGATGCCGGCGAGGTCAGCACCGCCATCATGGAGGTGCGGGAGGACAGCCGGTACACCCTCTATGTGGTCTACGTGGACGAGTTCACGAACCCCTCCGATCCCGCTGCCTGGGGACAACAGGTGGTCGAGAACGAAAACATGGGACAGCGCGAAGTGCTGCTCAGTGTTGCCACAGAGAGCAGGGAGCTTCAGGTTTCCACTCCCGCAAATACTGAACTGACCGAAGAGCAGGGCAACGCCATCTATGACGCGGCCACGGATGAGCTGTTCGGCAAGCAGACCATTACTTCAGCGGATTGGGCCTCTGCAGCGGTCAGCGCTGCCGATGCACTTGAGTCCGGCCGCACAGGTTCTTCCAGCGGCGCGTCTTCATCTTCCGGCGCCAGCCTTGCTCCGGTCGTCCTCATTGGCGGGATTATTCTGCTGGGCGGCGGCGCGGCCTTCCTGTTTGTCCGCAGCCGCCGCAAGGGCGCGATCGCAGCCGGACCGGATGCTTCGGGCCCCCGGGGGCCCGTGGACCCGCTGGATGAAATGAGCGTGGAAGACCTGCGGAAGCGTGCCGGCAGCCTTCTGGTGGCCGCGGACGACGCCATCAAGTCCAGCGAACAGGAACTCGCCTTCGCGATGGCCTCCTACGGAGACGACGCCGTCAAGACATTCACTGACGATCTGGCAGCGGCGAAGAACCACATGAGTGAGTCCTTCAAGATGCAGCAGCAGCTGGATGACCATATTCCGGATACGGAAGCCCAGCAGCGGACCTGGCTTAAGGACATCATCCGCCGCTGTGAAGCGGTCAACGAGTCGCTCCAGGCGCACAAGGAAGACTTCGACGCGCTGCGTGAACTCGAAAAGAACGCACCTGCGGCTCTGGGTGCGGCCCGGACCAGCGCACAGTCTGCGGGCGGGCGTCTGGCCGCTGCAGAGGCTTCCCTCACCGGGCTCCGCCAGCGTTATGCCGATTCCGCCCTGGCCCAGATCGCGGACAACATTGAACAGGCACGCCAGCGGCTTGAGTTTGTCGACAATGCCGAAGAAACAGCCCAGGCCAAGCTCGACGAAGGAGACACCGCTTCCGCCGTCGTCGCCGTCCGTGCCGCCGAGGAAAGCGTGCACCAGGCCAACGTCCTGCTGGATGCCATCGAGAAGACCGGACACGAACTCGACGCAGCGCGCAATGAACTGCAGCGTGCGGTCGCGGATGCCCGACAGGACCTTGCCCAGGCCCGGGCCTTTGCAGCCAACGGCGCCAACGCCGGACTGGCTGGACCGATGGCAGGTGTGGAAGCGGCGTTGGCCGCAATAGAGCGCGAATCTTCGGACCGGAACAATCCCGTGGATCTGCTCCGTCGGCTGGAGACGGCCAACTCCCAGCTCGACAATGCGCTGGAAGGCATCCGGGACCGGCAGGAACAGGAACGCCGCGCACGGGATGCGCTGCAGCACGCCGTGATGTCAGCCCAAGCACAGATTTCTGGCACCTCCGACTACATCCGCGCCAGGCGCGGCGGTGTCGGCAGTGAGGCCCGCACCCGGCTGGCCGAGGCTGAGCGGAACCTGCAGCAGGCCATAGCCCTGCAGTCCTCGGACCCGGTCAGCGCCCTCGCTTACGCCCAGCAGGCCAACGCGCTGGCCGCGCAGGCAGCTGAGATGGCCCAGCAGGATGTCGACGGATTCGGAGGCGGCTTCGGCGGCGGCGGCGGAATGTACGGCGGCCGCGGCGGCGGCTCAGGCCTGGGCGGTGCGATCCTGGGCGGTATCCTGATCGATTCCATCCTGCGCGGCGGAGGCGGAGGCTTCGGCGGCGGAGGTGGCTGGGGCGGCGGCGGTTTCGGCGGTTTCGGCGGCGGTGGAGGCGGTGGAGGCTTCGACGGCGCAGGCGGGAGCTTCTAG
- a CDS encoding PspA/IM30 family protein, which yields MVKQSIFGRITQLAKANINAILDQAEDPQKMLDQMVRDYSNNIAEAESAVAQTIGNLRMLQDDYNEDIQNARNWGNKALAASRKADEFRAAGNTADAQKFDNLAKVAIQRQMASENEAKGAEPTIASQEEIVERLKTGLDQMKGKLNQLQSKRDELIARARNAHAQTQMHEAMKSIDVMDSTSEVGRFEEKIRREEARVRGANELAASSLDAQFESLEDLGEQTEVEARLAALKSSGSGQSAIGQN from the coding sequence GTGGTAAAGCAGTCAATCTTTGGACGCATCACCCAGCTGGCCAAAGCCAACATCAACGCCATCCTGGATCAGGCCGAAGATCCGCAGAAGATGCTGGACCAGATGGTTCGGGACTACAGCAACAACATCGCTGAGGCTGAGAGCGCCGTTGCCCAGACCATCGGCAACCTGCGCATGCTTCAGGATGATTACAACGAAGACATCCAGAATGCCCGCAACTGGGGCAACAAGGCCCTTGCGGCCTCCCGGAAGGCTGACGAGTTCCGCGCCGCGGGCAACACTGCCGACGCGCAGAAGTTCGACAACCTGGCTAAGGTGGCAATTCAGCGCCAGATGGCGTCGGAGAACGAGGCCAAGGGTGCAGAACCCACGATCGCTTCGCAGGAAGAGATTGTGGAGCGGCTCAAGACCGGCCTGGACCAGATGAAGGGCAAGCTTAACCAGCTGCAGAGCAAGCGGGACGAGCTGATCGCGCGTGCCCGCAACGCGCACGCCCAGACCCAGATGCACGAAGCCATGAAGAGCATCGACGTCATGGACTCGACCTCGGAGGTTGGCCGCTTCGAAGAGAAGATCCGCCGCGAAGAAGCCCGCGTCCGCGGCGCAAACGAGCTCGCTGCGTCCAGCCTGGATGCACAGTTTGAGAGCCTTGAAGACCTGGGCGAGCAGACCGAGGTTGAGGCCCGTCTGGCCGCACTGAAGAGCTCCGGCTCCGGACAGTCCGCCATCGGCCAGAACTAA